The genomic segment TGGCTGGTCAACATCATGGGCAATACTTACTCCGGCTCATCACCCACCGGCCTGGCCGCTATTCTGGATGTGGCCAAACCGGGAGACCTGATTTTCATGGTCTCCTTTGGCTCGGGCGCCGGCAGCGATGCCTTCATCTTCCAGGCCACCGATCTCCTGCCCGCCATCCAGGACAAAGCACCGAAAGTCCGTGCCCTGCTGGGGCAGAACCGGCGCTACCTGGATTATGGCCAGTATGCCAAGTATCGCCGGAAGATTATCTTGAGCTCACCAGTATAATGACCGGCTTAAGCCGCGGTTCGATCAAGCCGTGATAAAGAGGTAGTTTATGAGAGACGTTTACGTGATCGGGGTCGGTATGACCCGGTTCGGCGAGTTGTGGGAAGTATCGTTCAAAGACCTGTTTGTGGAGGCGGCTCTGGCGGCGCTGGATGATGCCGCCACCGACCGCCTGGACGCCATGTATGTGGGCTGCATGTCCAGCGGCCTGTTCGTGGGCCAGGAACACATCGGGGCACTCCTGGCCGATTACCTGGGCCGGAATCCCATCCCCGCCACGCGCGTGGAAACGGCCTGCGCCTCCGCGGGAGCCGCTATCCGCCTGGCATACATGGAGGTGGCCGCGGGCACGAGCGAAGTGGTGCTGGCCGGCGGCGTAGAGAAAATGACCGATGGCGCAGACGTGACCGCCGCCCTGGCAACCGCCGCCGACCAGGAATACGAAGTCTATCACGGCGTCACTTTCCCGGGGCTATATGCCCTCATGGCGCGGGCTCATATGCACCGCTACGGTACCACCCGCGAGCAACTGGCCCAGGTGGCCGTGAAGAACCACCGGCACGGCGCCCTCAATCCCAAGGCCCAGTTCCCCTTTGAGATTACCGTCGAACAGGTCCTGGCTTCATCGATGGTGGCCGATCCCCTGCGGCTGCTGGACTGCTCGCCGGTGACCGATGGCGCCGCCGCCCTCATTCTGGCCTCGGCAGAAGTGGCCGGGCAGGCCCAAAATCATCCCCCGGTGCTGGTGATAGCCTCGGCCCAGGCTACCAGCACTATTGCCCTCCACAACC from the Candidatus Neomarinimicrobiota bacterium genome contains:
- a CDS encoding thiolase domain-containing protein produces the protein MRDVYVIGVGMTRFGELWEVSFKDLFVEAALAALDDAATDRLDAMYVGCMSSGLFVGQEHIGALLADYLGRNPIPATRVETACASAGAAIRLAYMEVAAGTSEVVLAGGVEKMTDGADVTAALATAADQEYEVYHGVTFPGLYALMARAHMHRYGTTREQLAQVAVKNHRHGALNPKAQFPFEITVEQVLASSMVADPLRLLDCSPVTDGAAALILASAEVAGQAQNHPPVLVIASAQATSTIALHNRPVITRLDAVQRAAEAAYKQAGITPDEVDVTEVHDCFTIAELCVMEALGYARPGEAAALVEAGETRIGGRMPINTSGGLKAKGHPVGASGAAQIVEITQQLRGEAGDRQVEGARIGLAQNMGGTGASCTVHILRAVS